The bacterium genome segment TGGTCGCGGCCCTCGAGGACGTGATGTCCCACCCGACCGCGTCGCCGGAGGTGCTGGGCTGGCTGTGGCGCACCAGGTTTGCCGAGACCAAGACCGGCCAGGCGCTGGCCGCCATGACGGACCTGGGCGTGGGCCGCTTGATGAACGCCCTGCTGGACCTGATGGACGCGACCGGCCGCATGACCGCGCTGTCGGACGACAAGCGCCTGCGCCGCGTGCTGGAGCAGGGTCAGGAGGGGCTCGAGCTGCACGACGGCGAGCCGATCCGGATCTACCTGTCGGAAACCGGCCCCGAGGAGGCGCGCGCGCTGAAGGAGCGCATCGAACGCAACGGCGGCATCCGCGCCAGCACCCGCACCAGCCTGCTCGGCTGGCTGCGCACCGCCCACCCCGAGGTCTTCGCCGAGATGTCGCGGCCCTGGGAGGAGGACGTCTACTACACGACGATGTCCGGCCTGCAGCACCGCCAGGCGGCGCTGGACGAGCTGGTCCAGGTCGACCTGCCGGCCGTCGCCCGCCAGATCGGCGAGGCCGCGAGCCACGGCGACCTGAGCGAGAACGCGGAGTACACCGCGGCCCTGGAGAAGCGCGACCAGATCACCAGCCGCGCCACGCGCCTGGAGAACGAGCTGGCCCGCGCCAAGATCATCACCGACGAGATGGTGCGCTCGGCCTTCGTGAACGTCGGCACCCGCGTGCGCGTGCGCGACCTGCTGACCGGCGCCGAGGAGACCTACAGCTTCCTGGGCGTGTGGGACTCCC includes the following:
- a CDS encoding GreA/GreB family elongation factor produces the protein VAALEDVMSHPTASPEVLGWLWRTRFAETKTGQALAAMTDLGVGRLMNALLDLMDATGRMTALSDDKRLRRVLEQGQEGLELHDGEPIRIYLSETGPEEARALKERIERNGGIRASTRTSLLGWLRTAHPEVFAEMSRPWEEDVYYTTMSGLQHRQAALDELVQVDLPAVARQIGEAASHGDLSENAEYTAALEKRDQITSRATRLENELARAKIITDEMVRSAFVNVGTRVRVRDLLTGAEETYSFLGVWDSLPESGILSYRAPLAMAFMGARPGDQVEYGEESERRHWEVLEVGPAL